A genome region from Brassica oleracea var. oleracea cultivar TO1000 chromosome C2, BOL, whole genome shotgun sequence includes the following:
- the LOC106324777 gene encoding rRNA-processing protein EFG1-like isoform X2, translating to MAHGGYAKRRVSEPNNTAGSGSRRSKGLRVEKKPKIVSLKNQMRSVERFLRKDLPREVKETLKHKLEYLKKQQDDHTRLAVERKVFLRNRKIRFFERRKIERSIRRLEKLQRTSSAPVDIAEQLCKLKEDLEYVRFFPKNEKYVSLFTGAEDSEVIERRSKMRKQIKANIIVAAASGKELDETGSEDDGLLELSDDDFFDKGSSSDEADADDELTDKSTKEAASSRATSGMSSDERNQKQNSARALMPPPQARFGPNARKSSSMQRNEKPSSSRNTSNRRSESSYNPTAADATSYSSQSSNLSSNSDAHKPKRKRRPKKKKQQA from the exons ATGGCGCACGGCGGCTATGCCAAGAGAAGGGTTTCGGAACCGAATAACACGGCGGGAAGCGGCAGCCGGAGGTCGAAAGGATTACGCGTCGAGAAGAAACCTAAGATTGTCTCTCTCAAGAATCAGATGCGTTCTGTTGAACGCTTTCTTCGCAAA GATTTGCCTCGTGAAGTTAAAGAGACTCTAAAACACAAGTTGGAGTATCTGAAGAAGCAGCAAGATGACCACACTCGTCTTGCTGTTGAACGTAAAGTATTCCTCAGGAACCGTAAGATTCGCTTCTTTG AGCGGAGAAAGATCGAAAGGAGCATTAGACGTCTTGAGAAGCTACAACGTACTTCATCTGCTCCTGTGGACATAGCTGAGCAACTCTGTAAACTCAAAGAAGATCTTGAATATGTTAGG TTCTTCCCCAAGAATGAGAAGTATGTATCTCTGTTTACTGGAGCTGAGGATTCAGAAGTGATTGAGCGGAGAAGTAAAATGCGGAAGCAGATCAAAGCCAATATTATTGTTGCTGCTGCTAGTGGGAAAGAGTTAGATG AGACGGGGAGTGAAGATGATGGTCTTCTGGAACTTAGTGATGATGATTTCTTTGACAAAGGGAGCTCAAGCGATGAAGCTGACGCTGATGATGAATTAACTGATAAAAGCACAAA GGAGGCTGCTTCTAGTAGAGCAACATCTGGCATGTCTAGTGATGAAAGGAATCAG AAGCAAAACTCGGCCAGGGCTCTAATGCCACCACCACAAGCAAGGTTTGGACCAAATGCTAGGAAGAGCTCGTCTATGCAGAGGAATGAGAAGCCATCATCCTCGAGAAACACTTCAAACAGAAGAAGTGAGTCTTCATATAACCCCACGGCTGCTGACGCAACTTCATATAGCAGTCAGAGTAGCAACTTGAGCTCCAATTCTGATGCTCATAAACCCAAAAGGAAGAGACGGCCAAAGAAGAAGAAGCAACAG GCGTGA
- the LOC106324777 gene encoding rRNA-processing protein EFG1-like isoform X1 has product MAHGGYAKRRVSEPNNTAGSGSRRSKGLRVEKKPKIVSLKNQMRSVERFLRKDLPREVKETLKHKLEYLKKQQDDHTRLAVERKVFLRNRKIRFFERRKIERSIRRLEKLQRTSSAPVDIAEQLCKLKEDLEYVRFFPKNEKYVSLFTGAEDSEVIERRSKMRKQIKANIIVAAASGKELDETGSEDDGLLELSDDDFFDKGSSSDEADADDELTDKSTKEAASSRATSGMSSDERNQKQNSARALMPPPQARFGPNARKSSSMQRNEKPSSSRNTSNRRSESSYNPTAADATSYSSQSSNLSSNSDAHKPKRKRRPKKKKQQLHSPDSFLLQRSHWLDLMHTYI; this is encoded by the exons ATGGCGCACGGCGGCTATGCCAAGAGAAGGGTTTCGGAACCGAATAACACGGCGGGAAGCGGCAGCCGGAGGTCGAAAGGATTACGCGTCGAGAAGAAACCTAAGATTGTCTCTCTCAAGAATCAGATGCGTTCTGTTGAACGCTTTCTTCGCAAA GATTTGCCTCGTGAAGTTAAAGAGACTCTAAAACACAAGTTGGAGTATCTGAAGAAGCAGCAAGATGACCACACTCGTCTTGCTGTTGAACGTAAAGTATTCCTCAGGAACCGTAAGATTCGCTTCTTTG AGCGGAGAAAGATCGAAAGGAGCATTAGACGTCTTGAGAAGCTACAACGTACTTCATCTGCTCCTGTGGACATAGCTGAGCAACTCTGTAAACTCAAAGAAGATCTTGAATATGTTAGG TTCTTCCCCAAGAATGAGAAGTATGTATCTCTGTTTACTGGAGCTGAGGATTCAGAAGTGATTGAGCGGAGAAGTAAAATGCGGAAGCAGATCAAAGCCAATATTATTGTTGCTGCTGCTAGTGGGAAAGAGTTAGATG AGACGGGGAGTGAAGATGATGGTCTTCTGGAACTTAGTGATGATGATTTCTTTGACAAAGGGAGCTCAAGCGATGAAGCTGACGCTGATGATGAATTAACTGATAAAAGCACAAA GGAGGCTGCTTCTAGTAGAGCAACATCTGGCATGTCTAGTGATGAAAGGAATCAG AAGCAAAACTCGGCCAGGGCTCTAATGCCACCACCACAAGCAAGGTTTGGACCAAATGCTAGGAAGAGCTCGTCTATGCAGAGGAATGAGAAGCCATCATCCTCGAGAAACACTTCAAACAGAAGAAGTGAGTCTTCATATAACCCCACGGCTGCTGACGCAACTTCATATAGCAGTCAGAGTAGCAACTTGAGCTCCAATTCTGATGCTCATAAACCCAAAAGGAAGAGACGGCCAAAGAAGAAGAAGCAACAG CTACACTCGCCTGATTCTTTCTTGCTGCAGCGGTCTCATTGGTTGGATCTAATGCATACATATATATAG
- the LOC106324131 gene encoding glutathione S-transferase T3-like has product MDSIPYRNLNFFDLLQSQQDSSGFESSALPAIGSQATEGCNFEESSPAERKERRSWSPIEDVVLISAWLNTSKDPVVGNEQRSVAFWKRIAAYFNASPKLVGCETRESSQCKQRWHKINDMVCKFCGAFEAATRERSSGQNENDVLKLAHEIFFSNHKKKFTLEHAWKELRNDQKWSELSTAKNDRSSKKRKVDDTSQSETSQAIETDDERTNRPRGAKASKANGKKAMVDGKDFAKFQKMWTIKKQDLEIKERLSKMNLLDSLLGKQEPLQDYEEALKQKLITELMSN; this is encoded by the coding sequence ATGGATTCCATTCCATATAGGAATTTAAATTTTTTTGATCTTCTTCAAAGTCAACAAGATAGTTCCGGTTTTGAATCCTCTGCTCTTCCAGCAATCGGCAGTCAAGCTACTGAAGGATGCAACTTCGAAGAGAGCAGTCCTGCAGAGCGTAAAGAAAGAAGGAGTTGGAGTCCAATAGAAGATGTCGTGCTCATCAGTGCGTGGCTGAACACAAGCAAAGATCCCGTTGTTGGGAATGAGCAGAGGTCAGTTGCATTCTGGAAAAGAATCGCAGCTTACTTCAACGCCAGTCCCAAGCTTGTTGGATGTGAAACGAGAGAGTCGTCTCAGTGCAAGCAAAGATGGCACAAGATCAATGACATGGTCTGCAAGTTTTGTGGAGCGTTTGAGGCTGCAACCAGGGAGAGAAGTAGTGGGCAAAATGAGAATGATGTTCTCAAACTTGCCCACGAAATATTCTTTAGCAACCACAAAAAGAAATTCACCTTAGAGCATGCGTGGAAGGAATTGCGCAATGACCAGAAGTGGTCTGAACTATCTACTGCAAAAAATGATCGAAGTTCGAAGAAGAGGAAGGTTGATGACACTTCACAGTCAGAAACCTCTCAAGCAATTGAAACCGATGATGAAAGAACCAACCGTCCTCGTGGCGCTAAGGCATCAAAAGCTAATGGGAAGAAGGCAATGGTTGATGGCAAGGATTTTGCTAAGTTCCAGAAGATGTGGACGATCAAGAAGCAGGATTTGGAGATAAAGGAAAGGCTGTCCAAGATGAATCTACTGGACAGTCTCCTTGGAAAACAAGAACCGCTACAAGATTATGAGGAAGCGCTGAAGCAGAAACTCATAACTGAGTTGATGTCTAATTAG
- the LOC106326554 gene encoding expansin-B4-like: protein MASPSHRYFAIIALFAVSLKFCYSQNVTIDDSGWGYAGVTWYGEAGGAGSTGGACGYGFAVANPPLYAMVSAGGPSLFNNGKGCGTCYQVVCLENPACSMRPIRVTITDECPGGPCASEPAHFDLSGKAIGALARHGQADQLRAAGVLRVVYRRVPCSYRESSYRWSTIALHIDAGANPYYIAFVVEYENGDGDLASVEIQPAGGSFIPMQEMRSAVWKLNSGSALIGPFNIRLTSGETDKVIVAQAVIPVNWRADETYRSIVNF, encoded by the exons ATGGCATCACCATCACATAGATATTTTGCCATCATAGCTCTTTTCGCAGTCTCCCTCAAGTTTTGTTATAGCCAAAATGTCACAATAGATGACAGTGGCTGGGGCTACGCCGGTGTTACTTGGTACGGTGAAGCTGGCGGCGCCGGTAGCACCG GAGGAGCTTGTGGATATGGTTTTGCAGTTGCCAATCCACCGTTGTACGCGATGGTTTCAGCTGGAGGTCCTTCCCTGTTCAACAATGGAAAAGGATGCGGAACATGTTACCAG GTTGTGTGCTTGGAGAATCCAGCGTGTTCGATGAGACCAATAAGGGTGACGATAACAGACGAGTGTCCAGGTGGTCCTTGCGCCTCTGAACCAGCCCACTTTGACCTTAGTGGAAAAGCCATTGGTGCCTTAGCCAGACATGGCCAAGCCGATCAACTTCGAGCTGCTGGTGTTCTACGTGTTGTTTATAGACG TGTTCCGTGTTCATATAGAGAGAGTTCATATCGTTGGTCTACGATAGCTCTCCATATTGACGCCGGGGCAAATCCATACTACATTGCATTTGTTGTGGAGTACGAAAATGGCGACGGAGATTTGGCCTCCGTTGAGATTCAACCGGCCGGTGGAAGTTTTATCCCCATGCAAGAAATGAGGTCCGCCGTGTGGAAGTTAAACTCCGGCAGCGCTCTGATAGGCCCGTTCAACATTAGACTTACTTCCGGTGAAACTGATAAAGTAATTGTCGCTCAGGCTGTTATTCCAGTGAATTGGAGAGCTGATGAGACTTATCGGTCGATCGTCAACTTTTAG